A stretch of DNA from Sugiyamaella lignohabitans strain CBS 10342 chromosome B, complete sequence:
ACCCGGCCTTGAATTTTAGCGCACCTAAACCGGGTAACCTTCGCATGCATCTAATGTGCAATATATCCAACCACTTTCCATTTTCCCAAGTTCGAGTAAATAATCGTCTTCCGTACTTTAGTCAGTTTACTATGTGTCACATCTCGGAAAGAAGTTGAAAGTTGGAATTGTCAACTGTTGGCTGCTGGCTGTTGGCTGTTGACTGTTGGCTGTTGGCTGTTAACTGTCTTCATACAGTGTTCAGGCCCTTGCTGATCCTCACATGCCACATTCAGAATGACAGCTGCAAAACACTAGAATCCTTCTAACCAGAAACTGTGTATCTATTAGTAGCAGGGGATTGACGGTTTTCTTGGAAAATATTACAAGCTCGTACTTCAAGATTCAGACGCTCTAGTACCGTATTTACCATTGGCCATTGACAGTGCAAAATTTTCTGACATCTCAGCTTACTTGATAGATATTCTCCATAGAACcttgagaagaagatatcgATGAAAATAAAGTCTTGGCACATAGCTTGTACTGCAGTGCTTCGTCAGCCAGCTTACATCAACCTACATCACAGCCATCATTAAGGTCAGGTACCAACAGATGATCCTTGCATCTGGGCACTGCCAACTTGACATCGAGTTGAAATCCTGTCAGCTCAGTCCCAATTAGAACCTGGAATTTTTAATAGACTTCCTTGACCAATGTCTGTATCTATTCTTGGTTTCTGATGTGATTGTGTCCCAACTTTTTATGTAGCTAGAAATTGAGTATGTTCTACTTAGTCACCATATGGCCCGAGAGATGCATAGTATACTCGTTCATAGTAGtaacaaaaattaatacTAGCCaaagtaataaaaatatcgaaTATCTAATAATTGAGCCATCGTTCTATCAATACATTGACAACAGATAGTACAAGGacaagctcaacaaaagTCTAATATGGCGCTGACTGAGAGAGACCCAACAGTTGTATTATCAATCTCCTCCAATGTTCGCCAAGACGCAGTATTCCATTACAACTCCGAGTAACAACAACTGAAAATGATAGCCCCTTACAAATCATGCATTGAGCCTTGTATTCAAACAAGATTTTTCCCGCTGCCAAGACGTGTAAAtgttgatttgattatCTGTGACAGCCGGATCTCGTAGCGATTGAAAGTGGTATAGCGCACCCGGCAATAACGGTGATCTACAAACAGGCAGGGACGGCTGCGGATCATTGTGTGATTGGGTGATTTATTAGTAATCGAGCAGCGCGAGCGCGCATCATTTCCAGATAAGATGAAGCAGACCAGTCCATAAAAGGGTGATAAAATCCCCCTGAGAAAGCCACAATTCAGATCAAGATCGCATATCTCTAAATCCAACCATGACTGTCAGCGCTGTAGTTCCAGGTTCAGATGGTAAGTAACGAACGGAAATTTAATTTATGGATCAGAATCCCCAGATCTGGCGTCGTCCCCCCGAcaacctcctgcgaagcaggagccaaggggtctggggcgtagccccagccgccggaggcatgtccctTTCACCAGACTCTAACAGAGATTTTTCAGCGGCTCCTTTTTGGACGCCTCTTCAGCAAGTTCCAGCTGGTACCCTTGTCAAGGTTCCAGAGGGAAAGAAGACCCCAGCAGTTTTTAAGCCCTTGACTATCAGAGGGGTGACTTTCCAGAACAGAGTATTTGTCGCTCCTATGTGCCAATACTCGTACGAAGATGGATTTATTTCCGACTGGACTTTAGTGGCCATTGGTTCTTATGCCGTTCGTGGAGCCGGATTGTCTATTATCGAGGCTACCGCAGTCGCTCCTGAGGGCCGTATTTCTCCCCAGGATGCTGGTCTCTGGAAGGACGAGCACATCGCCCCTTTCAAGAGAGTTGCAGATTTTGTTCACagccagaaccagaagattGGTGTCCAGATTGCCCACGCCGGCCGTCTGGCATCTACAGCTGCTCCCTGGACTGGAGCCAAGCTTGTCCCTCACTCCGAGGGTGGTTTCGACTCAGTTGCTCCTTCTGAGGGCAAGTTCTCTCCTCAAAACTCCGATCCTCGTGAGCTGACTATCCCCGAGATCAAAGAGCTTGTCGAGAAGTTTAAGGACGCTGCAGTTAGAGCTGTCAAAGCTGGCATTGATGTCATTGAGATTCATGCTGCTCATGGCGTAAGTATACATACCAGCCACATGAAAACATGCAAGAGACACAGTTCAACTAACCTGGCTATTTAGTACCTGATCAACGAGTTCTTGTCTCCTGTGTCTAACAAGAGAACTGATGAGTACGGCGGTTCTTTTGAGGGTCGTATTAAGTTCTTGGTCGAGATTGTCAAGGCTATCAAGGCAGCTATCCCCGAAAAGACGCTACTTTTCATCCGTATCTCTGGTTCTGACAGACTCGACTATAAGAACGAGGGATGGACTGCTCAAGACTCGATCAAGCTGTTGAAGGTAATCCAGCCTCTCGGCATTGATCTCGTCGACGTTTCAAGCGGCGGCATTTCTACCGAGGGCAAGCTCGAGTACGGTCCTGCTTTCCAAGCTCCTTATGCTTacgaaatcaagaaagGCATTCCCGAGCTCCTAGTGTCCGCTGTCGGTGCCATCCACACTCCCGAGACCATCGACGAGGTGCTTTCGCACGGCATCGACGTCATCTCAGTCGGACGACCCTTCTCACACAACCCCAACTTCGTGCTCGACCTCGGAGCCAAGTACGGAGTCCAGGTCCAGTGGCCCGTCCAGATCGGTTACACCACTAAGAATATTTAATTGAATAGACAATATTATCTTTCTAGTATTAtcctcgtgcctccggcggctggggctgcgccccagaccccgctgctcctctcgcttcgctcgagtcgggtgtgggGAGCTAGGGTTTGCGCAGGGTCCAGGTGCGTTTATGCACGAagtaatttaatttattagacGGTGATCACTCGTTGGCCCGCTTACAGGCACTATCGCTTAACCGGGGGCTCGGCGTACCACATCCGTCAACACCacaacaaaacaacagcCCATTCGACCCAGGAAAAACCCATTTACGAAGGCACACCCCaaacaacgactcgagcgcagcgagagaagccacggggtctgggcggagccccagccgccggaggcagcaccccccaGCCATCGTTATAACGGAGACCAGCCGTCAGTGCATGCAGACAGTGAAAATGCTAGCGAGTGAAAATTACCGTATTAGGCAAGTGCCGGTCACAATGTGAGGCACTCAGAATTTGCAACTCTCAGAGGGAAGGACGCTCGATGCTAACATGCAAATATCACACAAACATTCTGATACCTCTCATTCAGTGTGTTCATTCAACCAAATTTCACTTCGACATCCCAGCACAGTAGAAGAGAAATAAAGTAGACGTCAACATGGCTGTCGGAAAGAATAAGAGATTGAGTAAAGGAAAGAAGGGAATTAAGAAGAAGGTCGTCGACCCTTTCACCCGTAAGGACTGGTACAACATCAAGGCTCCCACCACCTTCGAGAACCGTGATGTTGGTAAGACTTTAGTCAACAGATCCACTGGTCTTAAGAACGCCAATGACGAGCTCAAGGGCCGTATTGTCGATGTCTCTTTGGCTGATTTACAAGGACAAGAGGACCACTCTTTCCGTCGTATCAAGCTCAGAGTTGACGAGGTCCAAGGCAAGAACTTGCTCACCAACTTCCACGGTTTGGACTTCACTTCTGACAAGCTCCGTTCTTTCGTTAGAAAGTGGCAAACTTTGATCGAGGCCAATGTCACTGTCAAGACCTCTGATGACTACGTTATCCGTCTTTTCGCCATTGCCTTCACCAAGAGATCTGCCAaccaaatcaagaagaccaCATATGCCCAAAGCTCTCAAATCCGTCAAATCAGAAAGAAGATGGTTGAGATCATGACCAGAGAGGCTTCTAACGTCACTTTGGCTCAACTCACTGCCAAGCTCATTCCTGAGGTCATTGGCCGTGAAATCGAGAAGGCCACTCAAGGTATCTACCCTCTCCAAAACGTCCACGTCCGCAAGGTCAAGTTGCTCAAGCAACCTAAGTTCGACCTCGGTGCTTTGTTGGCTCTCCACGGTGAGGGTGCTGGTTCTGAGGAGACCGGCAAGAAGGTTCCTAGAGAATTCAAGGATGTTGTTCTCGAGTCTGTttaaacaaacaacaaaagcATTTGTAATGACGActtttaaaaaataaaaataaatatcctGTGTAATTATCATTGTTCGAGACTGGGACTACCTCCGGTgactggggctgcgccccagaccctaCTACTCCTCTCGCCTCGCTGGAGTCATTGCTACGGGGTGTCAGAGTTTTTCGGGCGGTTTTCTTCGATTGTTGAGTCGATTTTTTTAACCGCCGCTGGATGTGGTCTGACCTGGTGCAGTCGCTTATCGGTCGGTCACTCAAGTCCTTACCAGCTCTGTCTCATTAGAACCCCCTTGAAATTAACCAAACAGCTGCtccccgacgcccgactcgagcgaagcgagaggagcagcggggtctggggcgaagccccagccgccggaggcaggacccaCAGAACCCCTTTTTTCACCCTTAGCGTTAGCGGGTGCACATGTGCACGGCTGCCAGTTAGCTGATCGATCTGATGTCGAGAAGGTCGAACATATCTTCACTGATCTCCTGACTTTAATACGGTGTGATTGTGGTTTAGAGTTAAAGCACGCGCTCGTTGTGAAACCGAAAAGTAAGTTTATTGAGTCGGGTGACAATTGGGTTGAATCTGGCCGAATTACAATTGGATTTTTCATTGGAAAGGATTGATTCTCGTTCAGGTGTAGGAGAGGAGAGGGGGAGCCGCCATGGAAATGTGGTCAATGGGTGCTAAAATGGATCAAGCAGGGTGATTTTATGCGAATTTTCTGCTCGAATGGCCATAAGTACGGAACTGTAGCTGATGTTTGGGATTATAAAGTTTATAATGTTGCGTCTTTCAGTGTAGCCCTTGTTCTGTAGCGAGTTGATCTCGGTGACCACGCTATATAAATTGAAATATTAGACGGATCTATTTGATTTGGCTTGAACGTTCTGAcctggtttttttgtttggtttttAATAAGGGTGTAATAGAGTCTCAAAGTATACTAGAGTGCCATTGTGTTTTCCAGTTGTCATCAGTTTAAACAATTGTCATTATCATTGCAAGCCTTTAGCCCCTCATACAATTGTTTTATTGTTCAGGGATCCAATTGTCTGGATACTTCTGCTATTCTTCAGTCTTTTGATTGGTATACAGATTCTACTTACTAGACCGCTTACTGctattttgtttctaacTTCTATCTGATTCGACTCTCTCCCCCCTCTACATCTCAGTACTATCACTCGTTGAGAACGAGAACAAACCTCTAACTACTTGCAGTGTCTGATTCAATGGACGCCATTTACAAGGCCACTGTGACAGCTCCTGTCAACATTGCTACTCTCAAATACTGGGGAAAGCGTGATGTGGCTCTCAACCTTCCTACTAATTCTTCCATTTCGGTGACTTTATCACAGAATGACTTGAGAACTACAACCACTGCATCTGCTTCTCTCTTATATACTGAGGATGAACTGTACCTCAATGGTTCTAAAGAAGATGTGAGCTCAAAGAGAATTCAAACCCTTTTCAGAGAGCTGCGTGCTTTGCGTAAGGCCGAAGAGGACAAGCAGACTGGATCTTTAGTCCCTCTCAGTAAATACTACTTGCGCATTGTATCTGAGAACAACTTCcctactgctgctggactCGCTTCTTCGGCAGCTGGATTTGCTGCTCTTGTCAAGGCAGTTGCTGAACTCTATCAGCTTCCTCAATCTAATGAGGAGCTTTCCATTCTCGCTCGTCAGGGATCTGGTTCTGCCTGTAGATCTCTATTTGGCGGTTATGTTGCTTGGGAGATGGGTTCCAAGGCTGATGGTTCTGATTCAAAAGCTGTTCAGATTGCTCCTTATGAGCACTGGCCTGAGATGAAGGCTGCCATTCTAGTTGTTAGTGCTGAGCGTAAAGACACCCCCTCTACTAGTGGTATGCAATTGACTGTCAAGACCTCATCTCTCTTCAAGGAAAGAGTCAACTCTGTTGTTCCACAGCGTTTTGAGCAAATGAAGAAAAGCATTCTTGAAAAGGATTTCGAGACCTTTGCTCATCTTACTATGGCCGATTCTAATCAATTCCATGCCACCTGTCTTGATAGTTACCCACCTATTTTCTACCTCAACGATGTATCTCGTGCAGCAATTCGTCTCGTTGAAGATATTAACAAGGTAGCTGGTGAGGTGGTTGCCGCATATACCTTTGATGCTGGTCCAAATGCCGTTATCTATTACCTTGCTCAAAATGAGCAACTGGTTCTTGGACCCTTACGGGCTGCTCTCAAGAACCTCCCAGCTtggaaagaagaatccCACTCCCATATCCAAGAACTAATGTCGGACGACTTTGACAAGCGTTGGGTGAATACTCTCCACTCTGGAATTGAGCGCATTATTCTCACTGGTGTTGGGCAGGGTCCTCAACTCTCAACCAATTCCCTCATAGATAAGAATGGTAACCTCTGGGGTTCGTCtttctaataaatacaaatacGGTAATATTTTGCCTGTTTAATTCCCGATCACATCTGCCTCCGGTAGTTAAAGCTTATATTTGCACCTGGTTCAGGGAGATGCCCATATGTTCAAGTATACCAATCTGCAAAAAGTCATGAAGTGCAGGGGTCTAAGAATTTAGCCGAGTCGGTCTTACCTTAGTAGAGCTTATTGTGAAGAGCGATTTTAGAATTCTTAATGTCTCTGGGAGTATCTCAATGTATATGGCGCTTGATAGGAACGAAAATTGGGAGATCATCAATAGGATCCTGGGGCGCCAGGTCTTCGCAAATGAGGATGTGAAAACCTATTGATGGATTATCAGCGAGTTGGCAATTTAAAGATAGGATAAAgaattaataatattattatagtGATACAAGTATTAGAGGCCCGGCCCAGGTAATAATGAAACTTCACACTCGTCGACAATTCATCAGGTACTCAGATTCCAGCGCTCCCACAAGCACAAATCAGACAAACGAGAACAAAACCACATCGACTAGACTTCCTAGCTGGCATAGAGTGCCAAACTAGTGCTACATTATCCGATAATAGTACTCGGATTTGACagtagctgaagatgctaGTGCGTGCcatggatgatgatgatactAAGGAACTGCTCTGGCAGAAACATCAAGGTATGCCTCGGGATGACAATACCAGATCTAGATTAGTCAAGCGACAGGACACCACATCGCGACACGTCTAGTCTTAAGGAAGATGTTGCGCCAATGTCCAAAGTCTTGTCTGATTTCTGGAAACTGGAGTACCGGATGAAGTGATAGTGATGAGTGGAGACTGAAGTGTATCTCCGGTGAGTGAATGAGATAGTAATGCCGaagtaaaaaaaacaaaggGTTTTCACGTTCCATGTGGTCTAGAGGGATTAATGAGAGAACGAAACTACTGAGTGACCTGGGATGATGACTTCTTGAAAACTTTCTTGAGTCTCTTGAACTTGAGAAAAGACTTTCTGGGTTTGGTGGTCGGTtcaactgaagaagacgactcAGACGATGGTGACGGGACCACGGTGGAATCTTTAGAAGAACTTCTCTTgatcttcaacttcttgaataatCGTTTAATTCcagatttcttcttcttgggaGGGGTCTGTGTCTGTAATGGCGACACTTCAATGATACGGGCTTCCAATGTCTGTAATGGCGGCATGGCTGGGTTCTGGGATGCACTGGTAGATAGGGTAGCTTCAATTGGCTCTTGTTGTCTATCGAATTGGGCTCTGAAAGCTGTGTTGAAACTCTCAGTCGCATTGGCCTGCTCAGTAATGGCGAGCTGGCGAAGGTGGCCTCTAAACGATCCAAATGTTCCTCTTCTCCAATTATTGATAACCTGAGGTGTACGGTAGGCGTAATATCCAGTAAAACAGCAGACGAGGCATGTTTTAACTAGTACCTTAACTGTTCCAATGACTACTATATCAGCGACCGACAATTCGGGTTGGGCTGGTTTGGTGAGAGTCTTTTCAGGGACAGAAGGAACACAAGGTGAGGGTTGGTGTGAGTCCGGAGAATGGGGGGCCCGCCAGGAAGAATAAACCACAAAGAGGACATAGAGagtgaggaagaaaaaCCACACATACTTGAAAGTAAGAGAGAATTCGGTTTCGTCAGTCATGATTGCACCAGTAATCCAGAAATTGAAAGGATACAAATAATCAGAACAAtcacaataataataaaagaataataaaaataatccagTAAACAATCAATTACCAGAGCAACAAACACGGGGTGATCTTCAAAACGTCAAAATCTCTATGTAACAAAATTGTTCAGCGAGTCAAACGTTGTgtcaaagatgaagaaaaaatgtaTCTCACGGGGCGACAGCccctgtatatatactttgATTTTATAAATTATGGCACTTCTAAATTATGGCGCAGAGGTCATGTGGTCCGAAAAAGCATCGGTATAGTGCTTGAACCTGCGTCAACACGTATAACGAGCATGACGCACGTGACACGTTACCTCTCGAAGTACTCGCTATCCTTCAATAATAGACAGATATGATATGATATGTCTATATATCCCCAAGTTCTATAAAATCTTCGGAGAGTTTTTGCCTTCTATTTCTATATTATTTGGGTAAATTTCTGTGCCATAGAGACCCAAATGGATCCGCAATCGCGTTGATCGCGATAATGCATCATGCAATAAAAAGCTGCACTGATAAGGTTATCAAAATTCAAGGTTCTTCAGCTGACGGAGCCAGATGAGACCTGATGATGGGATTTCAACCACCTGAGAAATACAGATAATCTCAAGCTATCAAGAGTTGTTAGACGCCGTCAACTGCTGAACTACAATCTGTAGTCTGATTTAATATATAGTAGTTAGTATATTGAAACCTGTGACCACAATCCATGCATATCAAAGTTCCCGAGATACGAGATAGATCAGCTATATTTTTACACAACCGTCCCAGATCTTCGACAAGTTCAAAACTTTGTACGACTGCTTCATCAAGCATTCTCCTAACCTGTTTATCGGTCATATCGCACACCGTCAAGACTCTCGCAGAGCAGCAACTTCCCCTTAACTCTATCGTTTCTCCATACAAGAGATGAAAAGTTCATCAAATCTGTGCAAAGTTAAACCTCGAGCGAGTTACATCTCCAGTTGTTACCTTACTAAGGGACTTTCTTGATGTCGGATAACCAAACATGTTCTATCATAACGCCAGGAAACCCATGTACAGTACGCTACTTCGTTACCGTCTTACCTCTTCGACCATATACCAAATCTTGTCCTCCTTCATAGACGAGTCTATCCTAACCGACTTTTGGCTCAAAACTTTTAAGGCACTATCTACCATCACTTCACTAGCAGACCAGTAACAAAGGACCCTCGAGCGATCAACTCAATCTCAGCTTCTCGAGCACACGTCTGCAATAACCTTCGAACCTTTGCTTCAACACCTCAGACACAGTCAACTGCCTCGTCGCCCTTTAAACTGTGGGGAAGGGATTCACGACCTCATCTCGTCCTTAAGAGAAACATTTGTTGGGACCAATGCTACTGACCCACTTTATTAAGTATCACTTCCGGTACCCACATGCCTCGTAGtcccagacctggttgcTTCTACTTCCCAGGAGATGCCCCGACCACCgaagcaacgactcgagcacagcgagaggagcagtggggtctggggcgcagccccagccgccggaggcatcaccAAGACCCAAAATTAGATCCCGTTcgaagagaaaaaagaagaagtcaaATAAGAAAATTATTTAATAACTATTATTAATTCTATAATATGATAACTAAAATGTAACAAGTGTCacaaatatcaaaaaattgcATGCCCTAAATAAACAAGTGGTATTATTTTTAGTCGGTCTCCTCCTCGTTAGccttggtggtgatgacaAAACGGCCCTTACCAGTCTCATCGCGCTCGTGCTCGATAGCCAATCTAGAGAGGTGACCAATAAGGTTCTCAATCTTGGCATCGGCGTGTGATCTGTCCTTACGGCCAAGGTTGTCCAACCAGGGCAATTGGGTAAGCAAGTAGTAGACAACGGcaatgatgatggtgacaCCAATGGAGTAGGCCCAGATGACAACAACAGTGACAATAGAGGTCCAACCATCAGAAGTCTCCTTGAAGCTGTCGTGAGGATTGTCCTCAAGAGTAGAACCAGGACCAGACAACCAACCGAAGACGGCAAAGATAGTGGTAAGAGCATCGACACCAAGAATGGCGCCAACCAATTGCCACGAAGGAAGAGTCTTACCACCACGAGTAACGAAGATCAACCAATTCTCAGTAAGAGAGATTTGCAAGAACAAGATCTCTTGGACAGAACCGAAGTTCTCGACAATACCACCGTTGGGAAGGAACATAGAACCACGGACAACCCAAGTTCCGAGAGCAAGCAAGATACCGAGAATGACGGAGATGATCCAGATCTTAGGCAATTGCCACTCGACAGGACGGGGCTCGAAGTGGGCGTTATCGTAAGCAACGGCAATGGTGGCCAAATCAGCAAACAAGGCAAGGAAAACGACAAGCTCGACACGAAGGGTCTCGTTAATGATGATCATAGAGGTAACAAGGTAGATTTCCAAGTGCAAACAAAGAGCAATACGGTATTGGATATAAGCCTTCATACGTTGGAAAATTTGACGAGCGACCTTAATGGAGTCGACAATAGTAGAAAGACCAGGAGCAAGGAAgacaatatcagcagcagcttggGCAGCCTCGGTGGAACCCTCGACAGCAATACCACAATCAGCCTTCTTAAGAGAAGGAGCATCGTTAACACCATCACCAGTCATGGCAGTCAAGTGACCACGCTCTTGCAACATCTCGACGACTTGGTACTTGTGCTCGGGGAAAACCTCAGCGAA
This window harbors:
- the MVD1 gene encoding diphosphomevalonate decarboxylase MVD1 (Mevalonate pyrophosphate decarboxylase; essential enzyme involved in the biosynthesis of isoprenoids and sterols, including ergosterol; acts as a homodimer; GO_component: GO:0005737 - cytoplasm [Evidence IDA] [PMID 14562095]; GO_function: GO:0005524 - ATP binding [Evidence IEA,IEA]; GO_function: GO:0004163 - diphosphomevalonate decarboxylase activity [Evidence IEA,IEA]; GO_function: GO:0004163 - diphosphomevalonate decarboxylase activity [Evidence IDA,IMP] [PMID 15169949]; GO_function: GO:0004163 - diphosphomevalonate decarboxylase activity [Evidence IMP] [PMID 1779710]; GO_function: GO:0016829 - lyase activity [Evidence IEA]; GO_function: GO:0000166 - nucleotide binding [Evidence IEA]; GO_process: GO:0019287 - isopentenyl diphosphate biosynthetic process, mevalonate pathway [Evidence IEA]; GO_process: GO:0008299 - isoprenoid biosynthetic process [Evidence IEA]; GO_process: GO:0006629 - lipid metabolic process [Evidence IEA]; GO_process: GO:0006694 - steroid biosynthetic process [Evidence IEA]; GO_process: GO:0008202 - steroid metabolic process [Evidence IEA]; GO_process: GO:0016126 - sterol biosynthetic process [Evidence IEA]; GO_process: GO:0016126 - sterol biosynthetic process [Evidence IMP] [PMID 9244250]), whose product is MDAIYKATVTAPVNIATLKYWGKRDVALNLPTNSSISVTLSQNDLRTTTTASASLLYTEDELYLNGSKEDVSSKRIQTLFRELRALRKAEEDKQTGSLVPLSKYYLRIVSENNFPTAAGLASSAAGFAALVKAVAELYQLPQSNEELSILARQGSGSACRSLFGGYVAWEMGSKADGSDSKAVQIAPYEHWPEMKAAILVVSAERKDTPSTSGMQLTVKTSSLFKERVNSVVPQRFEQMKKSILEKDFETFAHLTMADSNQFHATCLDSYPPIFYLNDVSRAAIRLVEDINKVAGEVVAAYTFDAGPNAVIYYLAQNEQLVLGPLRAALKNLPAWKEESHSHIQELMSDDFDKRWVNTLHSGIERIILTGVGQGPQLSTNSLIDKNGNLWGSSF
- the RPS1A gene encoding ribosomal 40S subunit protein S1A (Ribosomal protein 10 (rp10) of the small (40S) subunit; homologous to mammalian ribosomal protein S3A, no bacterial homolog; RPS1A has a paralog, RPS1B, that arose from the whole genome duplication; GO_component: GO:0030686 - 90S preribosome [Evidence IDA] [PMID 12150911]; GO_component: GO:0005737 - cytoplasm [Evidence IEA,IEA]; GO_component: GO:0022627 - cytosolic small ribosomal subunit [Evidence IEA]; GO_component: GO:0022627 - cytosolic small ribosomal subunit [Evidence NAS] [PMID 9559554]; GO_component: GO:0005622 - intracellular [Evidence IEA]; GO_component: GO:0030529 - ribonucleoprotein complex [Evidence IEA]; GO_component: GO:0005840 - ribosome [Evidence IEA,IEA]; GO_function: GO:0003735 - structural constituent of ribosome [Evidence IEA,IEA]; GO_function: GO:0003735 - structural constituent of ribosome [Evidence NAS] [PMID 9559554]; GO_process: GO:0002181 - cytoplasmic translation [Evidence NAS] [PMID 9559554]; GO_process: GO:0000462 - maturation of SSU-rRNA from tricistronic rRNA transcript (SSU-rRNA, 5.8S rRNA, LSU-rRNA) [Evidence IGI] [PMID 16246728]; GO_process: GO:0006412 - translation [Evidence IEA,IEA]) yields the protein MAVGKNKRLSKGKKGIKKKVVDPFTRKDWYNIKAPTTFENRDVGKTLVNRSTGLKNANDELKGRIVDVSLADLQGQEDHSFRRIKLRVDEVQGKNLLTNFHGLDFTSDKLRSFVRKWQTLIEANVTVKTSDDYVIRLFAIAFTKRSANQIKKTTYAQSSQIRQIRKKMVEIMTREASNVTLAQLTAKLIPEVIGREIEKATQGIYPLQNVHVRKVKLLKQPKFDLGALLALHGEGAGSEETGKKVPREFKDVVLESV
- a CDS encoding NADPH dehydrogenase (XP_964639|NADPH dehydrogenase [Neurospora crassa OR74A]), which encodes MDQNPQIWRRPPDNLLRSRSQGVWGVAPAAGGMSLSPDSNRDFSAAPFWTPLQQVPAGTLVKVPEGKKTPAVFKPLTIRGVTFQNRVFVAPMCQYSYEDGFISDWTLVAIGSYAVRGAGLSIIEATAVAPEGRISPQDAGLWKDEHIAPFKRVADFVHSQNQKIGVQIAHAGRLASTAAPWTGAKLVPHSEGGFDSVAPSEGKFSPQNSDPRELTIPEIKELVEKFKDAAVRAVKAGIDVIEIHAAHGVSIHTSHMKTCKRHSSTNLAI